The following nucleotide sequence is from Fastidiosipila sp..
TGGAACTGACATGAAAGTCGATGTTTTGGTGGAAGTTGCAGCAGCGGCAGGCAAAGATGCCATTGTTCCGCTGACAGTTGTCGTCGGCAATGACGCCCTGGAGCTTGTGAAGATCAAGCTCGATGGGAATGGGGAAGGAAAACAGATCCTGACTTATCACACCAAAGCGGATGTCAAGTCCCTGAGAAAATTCACCGTCTCCGTCAGATGGCCTTGGGAAAGCGGCGCATACGACGATATCGACTATGCGGGCGCAGGGCACGGCACCGCGCTTTCCGTTTCCGTCACGGGCACCCAGGTTGAGCCAGTGTCGAACAGCAGCGTTAAGCCCTGATCGGAATTGGCCCTGACACCAAACAGCACAAGAGCCGCCTTGTCCGGGCGGCTCTTTTTGTTGGCCGGCTTGTGCTAGGATACCCCTAAGACATAAGTTTTGAGCGCGCTGCCATGACAGAATCCAGATACACCACACAGGAAGAGATCGATGACATGCGGCATGAGATCGCCCGCGCCATGGAGAAGAAAAAGGCGGGGAAAAGGCGGTCCAAACGCCTGCCGGCAAGGATTCTAAGCTGGACTGCTTTTATCCTGATCGTGGCCATCCTCCTGTCCGTGCTGACCTCCATCCTGATCGCGAAGAAGAAGGGGCAGACCCCCTCTGTCATGGGTTTTCATCTCTTCCGGGTTGAGACAGCCAGCATGGAGCCTACCCTGACGGTCGGAAGTGTCATTTTGTCCAGGAAACCCCGGGATGCCTCCGATTTGAAAGAAGGCGATATTGTCACCTTCAGCTCCCCCTCGGGAACGCTGGTCACCCACCGGATTTTCCGGGTCCTGGAAGGAGAGGAGGGGGAAATCCGCTACATGACCAAGGGTGACAATCCCATCAATGACCCCGATAGCGACCTGCTCCCGCCTGACGGTGTAATTGCGGTTTTTATCGCGAAGATTCCCCTGACCTGAGGAGGCTTCCATGGCGGATCCTGCGAAAAAATTTGAGGCTTTACTCGATTTTTTTGACGATCTCCTGATCCTGAAAGGGCTGTCCTCCCGGGAACACTTTTTGCCGGCCGGCGGCAAAGTCCAGCCGGTCTTCCAGGAGGTCAGCCTGACAGTGCGGAAAGGAGAAATCTGGGCCTTTTACAGCCCCTCACTTATCACCGTCAAACTCCTGCTGGAAACCGCCTGCAACCTGGCACCTGCTGCCAGCGGCCAACCGATTTTCCTGCAGAAAAAGA
It contains:
- a CDS encoding signal peptidase I, with the translated sequence MTESRYTTQEEIDDMRHEIARAMEKKKAGKRRSKRLPARILSWTAFILIVAILLSVLTSILIAKKKGQTPSVMGFHLFRVETASMEPTLTVGSVILSRKPRDASDLKEGDIVTFSSPSGTLVTHRIFRVLEGEEGEIRYMTKGDNPINDPDSDLLPPDGVIAVFIAKIPLT